The sequence below is a genomic window from Amphiprion ocellaris isolate individual 3 ecotype Okinawa chromosome 16, ASM2253959v1, whole genome shotgun sequence.
aagatgagacacaaaacaacacaaacaaggcattaaatgacaaaaatcagacacaaaatggcaaaaaattgacacaaacgagatgtaaaatggcaaaaaccagacataaaacaatacaaaacgaTGATCATCTCTGTCACTAAAACTTtgatgcattttggttctttcataaaTTTAGTACAGGTCTTTTGGggatatgacaaaatctgctgggtcagaaatatacatacagaaaCTTTAATTATCAGGTTtgatgatgtagaaagttgtttGATCCAAGTGGCGTGACCTCTTATCTTCTAGTGAGTGATTATGATTGACCACAGCTGGTGAttcctctgagccaatttaaatagaacccattagatccactcattagagctgcatggattcagactttcccactacactgggaaagtctgaggagctcagcaaagatctgaaaaagctaATTACTGTCAtgaacaagtcagaaagtcacttgaaagcagcttcagatcccaaaatcatctgtttgtcagtACAAAGTTCATGATCCAGTTGTGTTATTGCCACCATCAGGacgaaaacacaaacaatgggAAACAAtgggtcaggatggtcaagagtcaacaaAGAATCCTCAAAAAggaggtctgaatgaatgataagctgctggaacacagctgtcagtgtccacagtgttttacatcaacatgaacTGAGAGGATCcgtgaagaaggaagttcttcctctagaagcagaaccttaaagctccactcaagtctATACATTTGTAAGATCAGATTAACCCATATGTGTGTATCAAAGACTCCGGCTTATAATTTTTGGCTTCAGATCCCAAAAGGAgttacaacacaaacaaaaacacatttctgttatagaaaatgttctttattttgttctgtTGAAGCGTTTCATCCTTTAAACTAAACCAGGTGTGTGCATTGCTTCATTTTCTGGGGACACAAGTCGAAAAGCCACCAGAACTGTAAGAGAGATTTTATTATTCATCTTGGAAACAACCTCCAGCGgatcaaatcaaaatgaaattgGACCCGTTGATGACCTCTGTGCCACAGTTCTGAAATTAATCCTTTTTAAACATATAATTCAGTGGATGAATATTGTCTGGTAAACACACTGTacactaaaaatgtccaaattaaaCTGTGACAGTAAATAATCAGAAGCACAGGAATTCCAGCACTGTAGGGAATTCAGGAACAGAGTGCAGTTGAGGGTTCTGACCGCATGGGGGCGGTACTATCCAAGGCTATCCTCAGCAAGAACAGCCTCTCATGCCGACGTCTGGGATAATCTTGCAATAATTGGGCCCAGATTAAAGAATGATGAAGAGTCTTTGGACGCAGTTGGGGGTCCCGTTCTCACCTCAAGCAGCATAAATCTTAAAAGTCTGAGAAGTGGGACGAAGACAGATGATTGCTCCTCACACTCATCATTCAAACCCTCCGCCTGGACTGTTGGCTGAAATGAAAGATGATTGAAGGGGGAATTGGGGGGAAATTAAAACTCCAGCTGCCTCACCTTGATCCGTGGAGGTGAATAATAACTGGAGCCATGCATGCATTTCACACCGACAGAACATTTCTCCATTCTGCGTAATTACGCACGGCCATCCATGGGCAcagtttgtccttttttttttttttttttttttgcttgaatgcACTCCAGAAAGGGGCCCAGGAGATTTTGCTCCGTGTGTACCGTTGGTGTAGATGTTCCGATAGGAGCTGATCGGCAGCCTATAGGCGACCCAACATGTGTTTTGACGTCACACGCCAACTTTTCAGATATATATTGGCTATGCGCGCAGGACGGTTTGGAagtttctgtcattctgcacacAAGGCTGAAAAGTGAGAGCCGTAGCCAGGTACAGGACACAGACAGGAGGAAATTAAATGGCATTTTATGGGTCAGGTATTTTGGGAATATGCCTGCGGCGCGCCACGTGCGTAATGACGAGTCTGCCTCTAAATAGAAAAATTAAGGCGTCGAGGTTTTttgaagagaaagagagcatGTCAGCGTAGTTTATCCTGAGGGGGGCTGTGGAACAGGGATTACTCACTTCTCACACCAACACCGGCACATCTGTGCGCGTCTATGTCACCACCGGACGGGTCTCCAAGTCCATGGATAAAAAGGAACAGGCGGCAGCAGAATGGTTGTTGTGGGAGCGAGTAACGGAACTTTCGGCGGTGGCAACATGAGGTCGTCGTTCATGGTAGAGGATCGAGTCGGTGGTGGGGATCCCGGGGGCTCCACCAACATGATGATCTCGGAGGCTCTTGCGCCCCGGCTGCTGAAGATTGCGCAGGGCGCCGCAGAGGCTGCGGCAGCAGCGGCAACAGCCACTTCTCCGTCCACCTCCAGTCAGCCGCAGGTCATGGAGACGAACGGGACCCGGTGCGGCGAGCAGATCCTGAGCTACGGCCGGGTGGAGAAGGTCCTGATCGGCGGGGTCCTCACCATGCTCACGCTGTCCACCATCTGCGGGAACTTACTGGTGGTCATCTCCGTGTGCTTCGTCAAGAAGCTGCGCCAACCGTCCAACTACCTGATCGTGTCTCTAGCAGTGGCGGACCTGTCGGTGGCTCTGGCCGTGATGCCGTTCGTCTCCATCACGGACCTGATCGGGGGTCAGTGGATATTCGGACAGTTCTTCTGTAACGTTTTTATCGCCATGGATGTGATGTGCTGCACCGCGTCCATTATGACTCTGTGCGTAATAAGCATTGACAGGTGAGATAAACTTTTCTTTTCCCTTTCAAGAAGTCGGATTTTATTCGAAAGTGCATTTAAtcataaatcaaacaaaacgaCTTAATTATTGTTGAGTAAAACCAGAAAAGAAGCCAAACTGTCCATAAAATAGAACCACCTTCTCCTAGAACTGCTTTAAAATTCTTCATCACTGTTTGGAACCAGAGACTGGAACATAAAAATTGCCAAAAGTGGACAcattttttgtgccatttttaatCCCACATTTTATATTCTAACAGATTCCTGTGCGCAGTCTAAGAGGATATTTTGCCGCTCAGTCCTCTGCGACATTGAAACCTGGGATTTGTGAAATCCTCGCTGTGGTTCAGAGTCGTTCAAGGGCAATCACTCCAAATTTGGGAGACAAAGTGTCCCGATGTTCTTAGCAAACCTGCGACCTTTCAGCTGGACTGATTGTCCACTGGGAGCcaaaatgtctttataaatggtgcaaaaatgccaaaatttacctgtatttgttgatttatgTTCTTTAATTTGGAATCTGTCTGAATCACTTTAATAGAATCATAAAATCTTATTTTGCTTGTCTGAGAAGATGAAATTTTGtcagtgagtgttttgtgaATGATTGCTTAGAGCGTGAACATCAAACTGGAGACTGGAGCGTGATCATTCAGGGTAAATCAGAGACTCAGAGTGAAAGAAATCCAGGCAGGgagaagctaaaaaaaaaacagaacaagggATGAGtacaagactgttggaaaatgaTGAGCGAATGAGGTAGAATGAAGCAAATCTGATGAGGAGGACCAGGACAGGTGAGTCCACAGGGTGAGCAGGAGGTGACAGGTGAATAGTTCAGAGGCGAACAGGTAAAACCCAGCAGGATGGAGCTTTAGGAAGGAGCTTTATTAATCACACAACGGTTTGCTGATCACATATGTTTTCCTCGGCTTCCTGGAGTTTCCCATTCATAAAAATACCCTGTTTCCACCTGGAGGCTGCATCAGATTGTAGTGTTCTGCTGAATTGCACCTTGTTGAGGCAAGAAAACACCGAAAGATttaaatagaaacagaaaaaaatgtgatgtttgattTTTCCCTGCAGGTATTTGGGCATCACCAAACCCCTGACGTATCCGGTCCGTCAGAACGGCTGCTGCATGGCCAAGATGATCCTGTCAGTGTGGCTGCTCTCCGCCTCCATCACCCTCCCTCCTCTGTTCGGCTGGGCGCAGAACGTCAACGACGGCCGGGTCTGCCTCATCAGCCAGGACTTCGGCTACACCGTGTACTCGACGGCCGTGGCCTTCTACATCCCCATGTCGGTGATGCTCATCATGTACTACAGGATCTACCGGGCGGCCAAACTCAGCGCCGCCAAGCACACCATCACCGGCTTCCCCAGAGAACGGGAGCACCGAGCAGGGGCGGCTCCGCGAGGGGGCCGAGGGGTGCCGGACGCCCAGCAGCCGGTGGAGTCTGGGGAGACGGGCAGCGTGGAGGGGAcggaggtggagcaggaggccgaggaggaagaggaggagagtttGGACTGCGTGGCTGCGGCGCTGAAGCTCCAgcgggaggtggaggaggagtgcagcaccCGAGTGTCTCGCCTCCTCAAGACCGGCGAGCATCACCAGCGCCGGAAGAGGAAAAACCAGTCCATCTTCAAGCGGGAACAGAAGGCCGCCGCCACGCTGGGCATCGTCGTCGGCGCCTTCAGCTTCTGCTGGCTGCCGTTCTTCCTGGTGTCCACTGCCAGGCCGTTCGTCTGCGGCGTGGAGTGCAGCTGCGTGCCGCTGTGGCTGGAGAGGACGCTGTTGTGGCTCGGCTATGCCAACTCCCTCATCAACCCCTTCATTTATGCGTTTTTCAACCGCGATCTGAGGACCACCTACAGTAACCTCCTGCGGTGCCGCTACAGGAACATCAATCGGAAGCTGTCGGCGGCTGGCATGCATGAGGCTCTGAAACTGGTGGAGAAGCCAGACGCTGATGTGTAGAGCTGCAGGTTCTGCCAATCGACCAACAGGGGGGAGGAAGACTGTGGCACACGGCCATCATGTTGCCGGATTGGTTATTTCCCCAAACTTGTATGAAGAAGAAGCCAGAAGAGACGGAATGCTGTGATTAGATGGATCCACACGAAGGCGCAGATGAGGTTTTATTTTGGGGgattgaaaaaagaagaaaaagaggaaaactttAGCTGTGTGTGCCGCAGATTGATCAAGAACATCTGAATGATTCTTCAGCGTGTCGTAAAGTCCAACAATTGTAACCATGGTCGCTGTCTTGGTGCATTCAGAACTCTATGTTGCTGCAAAAGCTACCAGAGCTCCCTGACTTTGTTCTGGGCTGCTGCCGTGGGTGGAAATAACTCTTTTAATCCCAGTTTGAGCCAAGGAAAACTTGCCCTCACAAACAAACCTGGAGGAGCTTAAGCGGCCCACGAGGCTAAAACACCAAATGTATTCACCTTGGGTCCTTGGTCATCACAGCGACACTGTTTTTCACTGCTTCTAAATGTGGACAACAACAAGTGGACAAATTAGGATTAAAACTCCACTGACATGTAAAAAAACTGTACACAAGTCTGTTTCTGGAACAAACTGTTCCAATGTGTTGGACCTGGTATCAGTTTCTGATTTAACAACATCCCTTCCCCTCCGCTCAAGTCACAGCCGCCCCTTTTGTTGAGAACCAGTTTACAGGACGATCATTTTGGTGATGAACAAAGAAGCATTTTTAGAATCTATGATTGTGTAGGAGTCAACAAGCTGGAGATAAAGACCTGAAAAGATCATTTAGGACACTTCCTGAATGTGTCTGTGCCTTTTCCTGCGTCACCGATTAGGGCCAAGAGTCTCCTTTCAAACTATGCACGACGTGTTTTAGGTTTGACAAAAGGCGGGAAAGAGCTACGGAGGATTTTAAACTACTTCCTGGCAATCTTTCTTATTTCCAGTGACACAACATGCATTGTTGCCAGATCAACAGCCCCAAACTTAAAATATAAAGCATTAACACTgatataaaacagaataaagctGCTAATGTTGGCATTAGAGAAGCTGGAAGCTGCTAATGCACTAAAAACTTGGTTTAGGCATTAAACAATCCCATTAAAGCACAGCATtctcagttgttttttgttagaTGTTTAATGTGACAGTCTGGGTTGACTGGATTTCAATGATTGATTAGATTTCTGTCCCTTTTGACTCTTTTGACTcaaatgataaacaaaaatcTCCCTTGAACTGcttagcaaaaaaaatgtaaattttatttttatttttatatatatatatatatatatatatataaataaataaattttgtcAATCAGCACACATTGTGTATTTGTTGCTTGATCAACAGCCCCCAAAcccaaaaataatgaattaacacagatataaaacagaataaagctGCTAATTTTGGAATTAGAGAAGCTGGTGAACCTACAAACTTGGTTTCCAATCTTC
It includes:
- the LOC111583967 gene encoding 5-hydroxytryptamine receptor 7-like is translated as MVVVGASNGTFGGGNMRSSFMVEDRVGGGDPGGSTNMMISEALAPRLLKIAQGAAEAAAAAATATSPSTSSQPQVMETNGTRCGEQILSYGRVEKVLIGGVLTMLTLSTICGNLLVVISVCFVKKLRQPSNYLIVSLAVADLSVALAVMPFVSITDLIGGQWIFGQFFCNVFIAMDVMCCTASIMTLCVISIDRYLGITKPLTYPVRQNGCCMAKMILSVWLLSASITLPPLFGWAQNVNDGRVCLISQDFGYTVYSTAVAFYIPMSVMLIMYYRIYRAAKLSAAKHTITGFPREREHRAGAAPRGGRGVPDAQQPVESGETGSVEGTEVEQEAEEEEEESLDCVAAALKLQREVEEECSTRVSRLLKTGEHHQRRKRKNQSIFKREQKAAATLGIVVGAFSFCWLPFFLVSTARPFVCGVECSCVPLWLERTLLWLGYANSLINPFIYAFFNRDLRTTYSNLLRCRYRNINRKLSAAGMHEALKLVEKPDADV